From the Manihot esculenta cultivar AM560-2 chromosome 3, M.esculenta_v8, whole genome shotgun sequence genome, one window contains:
- the LOC122723381 gene encoding scopoletin glucosyltransferase-like produces the protein MGSQIHVMFLPYMAPGHMMPMVDIARLFAAQGIRVTIITTTMNAIGFKNSIERDVESGRNISLEILRFPSAEAGLPEGCENLSSAPTPETTIKLIHGIELLEPQIKILFRERRPDCIASDYIFWWTIDVATELGIPRLAFSGSGFFNLCVANSIEYYRPHDSIVSETETFMVPGLPDQVEITRSQLPDLVKRRTEFSEFFDKLKEAERKSFGLLMNSFYELESAYSDHFTKVTGIKAWHLGPVNLFRSVNDNALRGDKATISEQRCLRWLDSKEPNSVLYVCFGSTARFSKAQILEIGNALEDSSYSFIWVVGKVLKEDNNEDHQQQEEWWLPEGYEEKLKENGKGLVIKGWAPQVLILHHPAIGGFLTHCGWNSILEGLCEGLPMVTWPIFAEQFYNEKLVTQVLKFGEPVGNKTWRVWATEDSTLISRSEIENAIRRVMGDENEAKEMRKRARRLAEWAKMAVEEGGSSCNDMKSLIEDIRMFKRLTEKTTKES, from the coding sequence ATTCAAGAATTCCATTGAAAGGGACGTCGAATCTGGTCGAAACATTTCCCTAGAAATCCTTCGTTTTCCTTCTGCAGAGGCTGGCTTGCCTGAAGGCTGTGAAAACTTGTCATCCGCACCAACACCAGAAACGACGATAAAACTCATCCATGGCATTGAGTTGCTTGAACCCCAGATTAAGATTCTATTTCGAGAACGCCGACCTGATTGTATTGCCTCCGATTATATCTTCTGGTGGACTATTGACGTCGCTACTGAACTTGGAATTCCAAGGCTTGCATTCAGTGGTAGTGGTTTCTTCAATCTCTGTGTTGCCAATAGTATTGAATATTATCGACCTCATGATTCTATTGTTTCTGAGACGGAAACTTTTATGGTTCCAGGCTTGCCAGACCAAGTAGAAATCACAAGATCACAGCTGCCGGATCTTGTGAAAAGAAGGACAGAATTCTCTGAATTTTTTGATAAGTTGAAAGAGGCTGAGAGGAAGAGCTTTGGGTTGTTAATGAACAGCTTCTATGAGTTAGAATCAGCCTATTCTGACCATTTCACCAAAGTTACAGGAATCAAAGCTTGGCATTTAGGCCCTGTAAATTTGTTCAGAAGTGTTAATGATAATGCCCTCAGAGGAGACAAGGCTACTATCTCCGAGCAAAGATGCCTGCGTTGGCTTGATTCCAAGGAACCAAATTCTGTGCTTTATGTCTGTTTTGGAAGCACGGCAAGGTTCAGCAAGGCTCAGATATTAGAGATTGGTAATGCACTTGAAGATTCAAGCTACTCATTCATCTGGGTAGTGGGAAAAGTCCTGAAAGAAGACAATAATGAGGATCATCAGCAGCAGGAAGAGTGGTGGTTGCCTGAAGGATACGAGGAGAAATTGAAGGAAAATGGCAAAGGACTTGTAATAAAAGGATGGGCTCCTCAAGTTTTGATATTGCATCATCCAGCAATCGGTGGATTCTTGACTCACTGTGGTTGGAATTCTATTCTTGAAGGGTTATGTGAAGGTTTGCCAATGGTCACATGGCCGATTTTTGCAGAACAATTTTACAATGAGAAGCTGGTAACCCAAGTGCTAAAATTTGGAGAACCTGTCGGAAATAAGACATGGAGAGTGTGGGCGACTGAGGACTCGACATTGATAAGCAGAAGCGAGATTGAGAATGCAATAAGAAGAGTGATGGGTGATGAAAATGAAGCAAAAGAGATGAGAAAAAGAGCAAGAAGATTAGCAGAATGGGCTAAAATGGCAGTGGAAGAAGGTGGATCATCTTGCAATGACATGAAATCTTTAATTGAAGATATCAGAATGTTTAAACGCTTAACAGAGAAAACAACAAAGGAGAGTTAA
- the LOC110611573 gene encoding scopoletin glucosyltransferase: MGWPSKLKILSVYPRKFLSLSLSLSFQLLLHYHNLSSASIQDMGSQIHVMFLPYMAPGHMMPMVDIARLFAAQGIRVTIITTTMNAIGFKNSIERDVESGRNISLEILRFPSAEAGLPEGCENLSSAPTPEATIKLIHGIELLEPQIKILFRERRPDCIASDYIFWWTIDVATELGIPRLAFSGSGFFNLCVANSIECYRPHDSIVSETETFMVPGLPDQVEITRSQLPDLVKRRTEFSEFFDKLKEAERKSFGLLMNSFYGLESAYSDHFTKVTGIKAWHLGPVNLFRSVDDKALGGDKATISEQRCLRWLDSKEPNSVLYVCFGSTARFSKAQILEIGNALEDSSYSFIWVVGKVLKEDNNEDHQQQEEWWLPEGYEEKLKENGKGLVIKGWVPQVLILHHPAIGGFLTHCGWNSILEGLCAGLPMVTWPIFAEQFYNEKLVTQVLKFGEPVGNKTWRVWATEDSTLISRSEIENAIRRVMGDENEAKEMRKRARRLAEWAKMAVEEGGSSYNDMKSLIEDIRMFKRLTEKTTKES, from the coding sequence ATGGGCTGGCCATCAAAACTAAAAATCCTCAGCGTGTACCCAAGAAAGTTCctttccctctctctctctctctcctttcaGCTCCTTCTACATTATCATAATCTGTCATCAGCTTCTATCCAAGACATGGGTTCACAGATTCATGTAATGTTTCTTCCCTACATGGCTCCAGGCCACATGATGCCAATGGTAGACATAGCTAGGCTATTTGCTGCACAAGGTATAAGAGTCACCATTATCACCACCACCATGAACGCCATTGGATTCAAGAATTCCATTGAAAGGGACGTCGAATCTGGTCGAAACATTTCTCTAGAAATCCTTCGTTTCCCTTCTGCAGAGGCTGGCTTGCCTGAAGGCTGTGAAAATTTGTCATCCGCACCAACACCAGAAGCGACGATAAAACTCATCCATGGCATTGAGTTGCTTGAACCCCAGATTAAGATTCTATTTCGAGAACGCCGACCTGATTGTATTGCCTCCGATTATATCTTCTGGTGGACTATTGACGTCGCTACTGAACTTGGAATTCCAAGGCTTGCATTCAGTGGCAGTGGCTTCTTCAATCTCTGTGTTGCCAATAGTATTGAATGTTATCGACCTCATGATTCTATTGTTTCTGAGACGGAAACTTTTATGGTTCCAGGCTTGCCAGACCAAGTAGAAATCACAAGATCACAGCTGCCGGATCTTGTGAAAAGAAGGACAGAATTCTCTGAATTTTTTGATAAGTTGAAAGAGGCTGAGAGGAAGAGCTTTGGGTTGTTAATGAACAGCTTTTATGGGTTAGAATCAGCCTATTCTGACCATTTCACCAAAGTTACAGGAATCAAAGCTTGGCATTTAGGCCCTGTAAATTTGTTCAGAAGTGTTGATGATAAAGCCCTCGGAGGAGACAAGGCTACTATCTCCGAGCAAAGATGCCTGCGTTGGCTTGATTCCAAGGAACCAAATTCTGTGCTTTATGTCTGTTTTGGAAGCACGGCAAGGTTCAGCAAGGCTCAGATATTAGAGATTGGTAATGCACTTGAAGATTCAAGCTACTCATTCATCTGGGTAGTGGGAAAAGTCCTGAAAGAAGACAATAATGAGGATCATCAGCAGCAGGAAGAGTGGTGGTTGCCTGAAGGATACGAGGAGAAATTGAAGGAAAATGGCAAAGGACTTGTAATAAAAGGATGGGTTCCTCAAGTTTTGATATTGCATCATCCAGCAATCGGTGGATTCTTGACTCACTGTGGTTGGAATTCTATTCTTGAAGGGTTATGTGCAGGTTTGCCAATGGTCACATGGCCGATTTTTGCAGAACAATTTTACAATGAGAAGCTGGTAACCCAAGTGCTCAAATTTGGAGAACCTGTCGGAAATAAGACATGGAGAGTGTGGGCGACTGAGGACTCGACATTGATAAGCAGAAGCGAGATTGAGAATGCAATAAGAAGAGTGATGGGTGATGAAAATGAAGCAAAAGAGATGAGAAAAAGAGCAAGAAGATTAGCAGAATGGGCTAAAATGGCAGTGGAAGAAGGTGGATCATCTTACAATGACATGAAATCTTTAATTGAAGATATCAGAATGTTCAAACGCTTAACAGAGAAAACAACAAAGGAGAGTTAA
- the LOC110611812 gene encoding uncharacterized protein LOC110611812 encodes MDLKSKGIAWVGNIYQRIETMCHEVDNIVNQDTVQYVENQVHTMGQSMKKFYSDVQGLIPPIGDPVKPEAQAVVLKANAAVSTCIKSGIHIEEEDYGYTSPIKQSLVESSDFDTVENLPINDFDTVENLPRNELRRYHVVNQSNTPTFGESLEAVESDSSPGEVDDISTNNDHSVHKLVNQSTSPASEESLWGVGSDSARVKIDEVSPSIKLTMHHLVSQSNTSTSRESLEESEFDFAPTKFDDVSANENSGFRMKEIAINDKSNVPEVSESFDSLEKESFKASLSGEFTGSNNESTCVSMSEVSPAASLHVEESQSPQKVEMVCYIPAAADDSDSLSVATSGVVLSEMDFSVASSSGSIFTEPCTLSENSFNAKVGSNGNPGNVDGHDSDNSNVLLSSMSASVVSIHREVAEAVCTCSNSVLSLESTECSNYSSNLSDDITDSEMETIDLFDKMKLEGSCVFVDDSMLYEVSRRTCKLRSYKKKLLDVFTSKKRLSKEYEQLAIWFGDPDMEVSQDTLQSQLQSSSTVILDCDYGTHHIRDSEWELL; translated from the exons ATGGATTTAAAATCTAAAGGTATAGCCTGGGTTGGCAACATCTACCAGAGGATTGAAACGATGTGCCATGAAGTGGATAACATTGTTAACCAG GATACTGTTCAATATGTTGAAAACCAGGTGCACACAATGGGCCAGAgcatgaaaaaattttattctgATGTTCAAGGTTTAATTCCTCCTATAGGAGATCCAGTGAAACCTGAAGCTCAGGCAGTGGTCCTAAAAGCAAATGCTGCTGTTAGTACCTGTATTAAATCAGGAATTCACATTGAGGAGGAAGACTATGGATATACGTCTCCTATAAAGCAGTCACTTGTGGAGTCTAGTGATTTTGATACTGTGGAGAATCTTCCCATAAATGATTTTGATACTGTGGAGAATCTGCCCAGAAATGAACTTAGGAGATACCATGTTGTAAATCAATCAAATACTCCAACGTTTGGGGAATCCCTTGAGGCGGTAGAGTCTGACTCTTCTCCAGGAGAAGTTGATGATATTTCAACCAATAATGATCATAGTGTGCACAAACTTGTAAACCAATCTACTTCTCCAGCTTCTGAGGAGTCCCTTTGGGGAGTAGGATCTGACTCAGCACGTGTAAAAATTGATGAGGTTTCACCCAGTATTAAGCTTACTATGCACCACCTGGTTAGCCAATCAAATACTTCAACTTCTAGGGAATCCCTTGAGGAGTCAGAATTTGACTTTGCTCCAACAAAGTTTGATGATGTTTCAGCTAATGAGAACTCTGGTTTTAGGATGAAAGAAATTGCAATAAATGATAAGTCTAATGTACCTGAGGTTTCTGAGTCATTTGATTCTCTTGAGAAAGAATCATTCAAGGCATCACTGTCCGGTGAATTCACTGGTTCTAATAATGAAAGTACATGTGTTTCTATGTCTGAGGTTTCACCTGCAGCTTCATTGCATGTAGAGGAGTCCCAGTCCCCTCAAAAGGTGGAAATGGTTTGTTACATCCCTGCAGCTGCAGATGACTCTGACTCTCTGTCTGTTGCCACAAGTGGTGTTGTTTTGTCTGAAATGGATTTTTCAGTTGCCTCCTCCTCTGGTTCCATATTCACAGAACCTTGTACTCTTTCTGAGAATTCATTTAATGCAAAAGTAGGATCCAATGGTAATCCTGGTAATGTTGATGGTCATGATTCAGATAATTCTAATGTGCTGCTGTCTTCAATGTCTGCTTCAGTTGTATCCATTCATAGAGAGGTAGCTGAGGCAGTATGTACCTGCTCTAATAGTGTCCTGTCATTGGAATCAACAG AGTGCTCCAATTACTCCAGTAATCTTAGTGACGATATAACAGACTCTGAAATGGAAACCATTGATTTGTTTGACAAGATGAAGCTTGAGGGCAGTTGTGTCTTTGTGGACGACAGTATGCTTTATGAAGTCTCTCGTAGAACCTGCAAACTCAGATCGTACAAG aAAAAACTCCTGGATGTCTTTACATCAAAGAAGAGGTTAAGCAAGGAGTACGAGCAATTAGCAATTTGGTTTGGGGACCCTGATATGGAGGTCAGCCAAGATACATTGCAGAGTCAGTTGCAATCTAGCTCGACTGTAATTTTGGACTGTGACTATGGAACACATCATATCCGTGACTCTGAGTGGGAGCTTTTGTAA
- the LOC110611813 gene encoding protein trichome birefringence-like 31, producing MIQSSLDRRIQSLLPVALASILVLGTARLVLDNLKSNHSHIFRVYNNNGRQHPVFVLPKDRFEEGCNVFQGQWVWDNVSHPLYSEESCPYLVKQTTCQRNGRPDSFYQNWRWKPHQCKLPRFDPLKLLDVLRGKRLMFIGDSVQRGQFESMVCMVQSAIPEGKKSFHRIPPMKIFKAEEFNASIEYYWAPFIVESISDHATNHTVLKRLVNLDSIAKHGMSWEGVDFLVFESYVWWMYKPLINATYGSVDDIQEYNVTTAYELALKTWANWLEANIDTQKQKVFFMSMSPTHLWSWEWNPGSDENCFNESYPIKGPYWGTGSNLQIMKIVGDILQQLKINVTLLNITQLSEYRKDAHTTIYGERKGKLLTKEQRSDPKKFADCIHWCLPGVPDTWNEVLYAYLLQNHQNFL from the exons ATGATCCAGTCTTCTCTGGATCGCCGGATTCAATCCCTTCTCCCTGTGGCATTAGCTTCCATTCTTGTTCTTGGAACTGCAAGATTGGTCCTAGATAATCTAAAGAGCAACCACAGCCATATTTTCAGAGTATATAACAATAATGGAAGGCAACATCCAGTCTTTGTTTTGCCTAAAGATCGGTTTGAAGAAGGCTGCAATGTGTTTCAAGGGCAGTGGGTGTGGGACAATGTATCTCATCCTCTTTATTCAGAAGAAAGCTGCCCTTATTTGGTTAAACAAACCACTTGCCAAAGAAATGGTAGGCCTGATTCTTTCTACCAGAACTGGAGATGGAAGCCTCACCAATGCAAATTGCCAAG GTTTGATCCACTGAAGCTGCTGGACGTCTTGAGGGGGAAAAGGCTGATGTTTATAGGAGACTCAGTGCAGAGAGGCCAATTTGAATCAatggtgtgcatggtgcaatCTGCAATTCCTGAAGGGAAAAAATCTTTTCACAGGATTCCGCCAATGAAGATCTTCAAAGCTGAG GAGTTCAATGCGTCGATCGAATATTATTGGGCTCCCTTCATCGTGGAGTCGATTTCAGATCATGCTACGAATCACACTGTGCTAAAAAGGCTCGTTAATCTTGACTCCATAGCTAAGCATGGCATGAGCTGGGAAGGAGTTGACTTTTTGGTGTTTGAAAGCTATGTCTGGTGGATGTACAAACCTCTCATCAACGCCAC TTATGGATCAGTCGATGATATTCAAGAATATAACGTCACCACCGCATATGAGTTGGCATTAAAAACTTGGGCAAATTGGTTAGAAGCCAACATTGACACTCAGAAGCAGAAGGTGTTCTTCATGAGTATGTCCCCAACACACTTGTG GAGCTGGGAATGGAATCCTGGAAGTGACGAGAACTGCTTCAATGAATCCTACCCAATTAAAGGACCATATTGGGGAACAGGTTCAAATCTCCAGATCATGAAGATAGTTGGTGATATCTTACAACAATTAAAAATCAATGTGACGCTTTTGAATATTACCCAGTTGTCAGAGTATAGGAAAGATGCTCATACAACAATTTACGGGGAAAGAAAGGGAAAGCTCTTAACAAAGGAGCAAAGATCTGATCCCAAAAAATTTGCAGATTGTATTCACTGGTGTTTACCAGGAGTTCCTGATACATGGAATGAGGTTTTGTACGCATATTTGTTACAGAATCATCAAAATTTTTTGTAA